The nucleotide sequence GCCACGGGTCTTTCTTGCCAGCTCTACATGGTTGACGTAGGCGCTGCCATCAAGCCATTGAGTCGCTCTGGGTAAAGGTGCGCTGCAACTAGGGGTGTGAAAACGTTTAGCGTTGTCAACCTGTCCAGCGGCATTGATGCGCTGGTGACGCTCTTGCAGGTCGGGCAGGAGCGTTTCCCAGTTATCCAGACATTCCCGTAATGAAGGGGCAATATCCGTGATGCGGAAAGCCCGCTTCAGGTTTCTGGATACTATGTGCAATTGGCCGTCACGACCGGATTTATAGCTGGCAAATTTCATTTATTCGTCCTGTCAGTCTTTATCAGTTGAGGCCGGGCTTTTCCATGAGTCGGCATAGGCTTTGATGTCAACCTGCTCTGCCTGCGTTGACAGTGACAACGGTCGGCGGGTGTCGATCATAACCGCCACTTCGTTAGTGAAGGTTTGCGGGTCTTCCATGCTTTTTTTCAGAGCCTTGGGGTGTGGTCCGTGAGGAAAACCACAGGGGTGAAAAGTCACCATACCGGCATCTATGTGGTCACGGCTGAAGAAATTACCCTGGTGATAAAAAATCACTTCGTCAAAGTCATCATTGTTATGGAAAAAGGGGACTTTGAGAGCATTCGGGTCTGTTTCAATGGGGCGGGGGCAGAAGGTGCAGACAACGAATCCCTGACCGACAAATGTCGTATGCACGGAAGGGGGTAAATGATAGCGGTGACTGGTGAGCGGTCTTATATCCCGCCAGTTCAGCCTGATCACTGTGTTGGTTCCGTGCCAGCCAACGGCGTCAAGAGGGTTAAAAGGGTAAGTGAGGGTAGAAATAGCATCGAGCCGTTTGATGCGAACCTGCCACTCGTTTTCATCCTGCTGAGCCTTGAACTGGTTATTGATTTCGGGATGATCCAGTACGGCAGGGTCGTAAATAGCATTATATCCAGTGATGCCCTTGTCTGGCAGACGATAACAGCCGTCTTTGTTTTCCACCATCAGCATGGCAATGGGTACTGACGTTTCGATACGCCACGCTGTCCCCCTGGGTATAACCAGATAGTCACCTTCTGTAATAGACAGGTGTCCATAATCGCAGAAAAACTCGCCCTGACCTTCGTGAATAAACAGTAGCTCATCGCCATCACTGTTGCGCACCAGGTGTTGCATAGATTGTGACAGGCACCAGAAGCGAATGGTTGTATCCCGGTTATAAAGGAAGGGTGAGACGGACCAGGGGCATTCCTGTGTGCTGTCCAGTTGGGACAAGTCCAGGGCATGGGGGCGTAGCGGGCCTTCAAAATGGCTCCAGGCTGTTGGTGGGTGGCGGTGATGCATCTGTGTAACCGGGCCGTAAAAACCCTCGCGGCCAAGCTCCCGTTCATAAGTCCCTTCAGGAAGATCGCAGTGCGCCTGTCTGGAGCATTGGCCTTCCCGCAGTGGCAGGTGTATCCATGGTTTATGACTCATTGATGCGCTCCGGTTGCTGTCTGTAACGGTGAGAGGTGTATAAGTCTTATTACTGTTATTTTTTATTCCGGGTTCTGATTGTCTCTTGCTGATACTTTTGCAAGATTCTTGCTCAAACACTCAACCGTATGGTTCCATATGGCCGAGTACTTATGAGATATAGACGATAGTGTTATGCTTGTCATGATTTAATAGCTTAAAACGACGGATGAATGTGGTAAAGCTACTTAAGACAACGCTGTTCTATTTGAACCAGCAATTGTTCAGGTTAACCTGGCTTTCCATTGTGGTACTTTTGTGCGCGCTGTATTTTGGCAGCTGGTTTTTAATGGAACTCTCGGGTGAGCAGGGACTGACAGAACCCGGAGTCTGGTTTTATTATTTCGTGACGACAGCGACCACCATTGGTTACGGTGATTTAAGCCCGCAGACCATGGGTGGGCGGATGGTGGCTGCTATTTTCATGATGCCGGGGGCTGTGGTTGTTTTTGCTGCATTTCTGGGCAAAATGTCCACTACGTTTGTCAATCTCTGGAGGAAAGGCATGCAGGGGAAGGGCGACTTTTCCATGTTCGATGACCATATTGTCATACTTGGCTGGCATCCCGAACATACACCACAGATGGTCAACCTGATTTATGGAGACACCCGGAGGGTTGCTCGCAAGGTCGTATTATGCGCAACAGATGAAATGGAAAACCCGTTTCCGGATACCGTTCACTTTGTTCGTGGTGAAAATCTGCATAGCGAAGACCTGCTTAAACGCTCAGGTATCCGGACTGCGTCCCGGATTATTATTTACCGGGGCAATGACGATAAAACCCTGGCGTCCTGCCTGACTGTGGTGGCAACGGGAACGAAAGCCCATATCGTTGCCAGGTTTGACACTCAGGGTATGGCTGACCTCCTTAAATCGCACTGTCCCCAGATTGAGTGTCACTCCGATATCTCTATGGAAATGCTGGTACGTTCCGCACAGGATCCGGGTTCTTCCCGTATTCAGGAGCAGTTGTTATCCACGCTGGAAGGGCCGACCCAGTTTTCTATTTCTGTGCCTGATGGCTTTGGAGCGGTCAGCTTTTCCCGGCTGATGAGCTACTTCAAAACAGAACATGAGGCCATGATTCTGGGCGTTGCTGACAAGGTGACTGGCGATAACCTTAAGTTAAATCCTGAAAGTGATTATCAGGTGAGGGGCCAGCAGGTTCTTTATTATATGGCTGCCGAGCGAATTCATTCCGGTGATGTTAACTGGGGAAATTGTCAATAGTTCTTTATCTGGGGGGCTGAGGTTCGCAGACCCGGTTACACATAGATGACGGATTGAGTTTCAGGTGGTAAACCTGAAACTGTGTGTGTTTGGGTGGCAGCCGCATTACAGTCGTTAGAAAGATCCTTAAGGTGAATTGAATACGCAAATAAAGCCCCCCCTTGCAGAGGTCGGAAACGATGCACAATACGACCATCGAATTCCAGCTCAACAATAGATGGCTCGGAAGCAATAAATTTTTCTACTCCCATGTTTTTTATCGGTTTCCCAGTTTTATGATTTATTTCGAAAAATTCTAATGTAAAACCAGCATTACAAAAGAATAAAACTTTCCGGTAACTTAACTCAGGGTCATCAGCTTCGAAGGAATGATAATGATAGCCATGGGCCGATTCACAACGGAGTAACCATGAACTTCCAAGACTCAAGAGTCTGGAATCACTATTCGATATATTCCGATCAGACCTGACCGAAGTGGACTTAATAAATTCTTCATTTAATATCGAACCCAACAGGCCTTTATTTCTCAATTCGTTGAAGCTTTCGATGAGCGAGGATACTAACACCTTAGACGCGACCGGTGAAACCGGTAATTTAGTCACTCTTGCATATTTTCCTACAGCCAAAGCTTTCTCCTGATAAGACGGTTTTCTCATTCTAGTTCTGAATGAGTTCCTCATGATGGAAACAGGTTAAATCATACTGGATGAGGTTAAGATAGCCGTTGAGTTGGGTGGTTGTAGATTTTTATTTGCGCCCTGAATCCTGATGAATCTACCCTCCTTAAAATATCCAATCATATTCGAGGTTTGCCAAAATGCTCGGAACCTCTCAACCAAATTAGTGGGTAAGAATCCACTAAACGTTCACTGCCGGATTTCTGCGGAACGTAACTGATTGTCTGGAACAGATCATAAGGAGGCGTGTACTATTGATCATTGGAAAATGATAAACGGATAATGACAGTTCAATGAAGTCCAACCTGATTACCCGCGCCGGTAAAGAAGCCCTTCAGAAAGAGCTCGACTGGCTATGGAAAGTCAAGAGACCACAGGTAACCCAGGCTGTTTCCGAAGCTGCGGCACTGGGGGATCGTTCAGAAAATGCGGAATACAAAGAAGGCAAACGCGAACTCAGAAGCATAGATCGTCGGCTTCGTTTCCTGACTAAAAGGCTTGAAACGGTAAAAGTCGTAGACTATTCACCCGAGCAGGAAGGTAAATGCTTTTTTGGTGCCTGGGTTGAAATAGAAAATGAAGACGGCGACATTTTGCAGTGTCGTATTGTTGGCTCGGATGAGATTGATGTCAGTAAAGGTCATATCACCATTGACTCGCCCATGGCAAAAGCACTGATTGGCAGGCAGGTAGATGATGAGGTGGTGGTAAAAACACCGGAGGGGGATAAAATCTGGATTATTCTTAATATCCAGTATCAGGCTTTTGATCGGGGGTGATTGTCTTGTAGAAGATTGTCTTGTAGAAGATTGTCTTGTAGAAAGAAGTTTCTGGCGTTTTGTCGTATAACGATCAGCTGTATTTTTACTTAAACTTACTGATACAGGTATGCCATGAGAGCATAATCGTGTATTGTTTTCCGCCTTTTCTGTCTGGCATTTATTCGGTACTTGGATAGTAGTACCTTGATTTTGGTACTTAGAGCCCGTGAAGCGATACAAGCAAACCATACTGTCTAATTTTTTCGTGGCTATTAATGCAGAAAGCACTGACACCAGTGAAGGTGACTATCATCTGGTGGAAGCGAATCTGGATATTGAGTCCCGGGATGATCGCACTCTGTGTACGGAGGTGCTGCATGGAGAGTATCGCTATGAAGTGTTGACCAACCATCTGCTGGTCGGTGCCTGTCCGATTTGTTCTGCCATTCTCCAGCGTCGCATCAGTAATATGCCTCTCGAACGTAAGGCAGGAACTACCAGTGCGTTTGAAGACATCGAAGAGGAAGTGCCTGAAACCCAGATGGCATTGTTACTTGAGAATAGTGGTGATGACAAAGAAGAAACTGACACTGAATGCAGCAGTGAGAAGACTTCACCACAGTTTGATCTGTTTGGTTAAGTTCGGCAGGAAAAAACCGGAAAGATAATCAACCTTTCCGGTATATTTCTTTACTGAGCGCGCTTACGGGCAGGCAGGATGTCTTTCAACTTGTTATGCATCGCACGCAGAGTGTTTTCTGTTGTTTCCCAGTCGATGCAGGCATCAGTCACAGAAACGCCATACTCCATGTTGTCGCTGATTTTCTGAGCTCCCCAGCCAATATTGCTCTCTACCATCAGGCCAACAATGGACTCATTGCCTTCTATAATCTGGTTGGCGACATTTTCCAGAACCAGAGGTTGCAGACCGGGATCTTTGTTAGAGTTGGCGTGGGAGCAGTCCACCATTATATTGGGTTCGATACCGGCTTTATTCAGTTCCTGTTCACAGATGGCCACACTGACGGAATCATAATTTGGCTTGCCGCCTCCACCACGAAGAACAACGTGACCATATGGATTACCCTTGGTTCGGGTCACTGCTACCTGACCATTGCCGCTTATACCCAGAAAGCGGTGGGGTTTTGATACCGAGTTCAGCGCATTAATGGCGACTTCCAGGCTACCATCGGTACCGTTTTTGAAGCCGACCGCAGAAGAGAGACCGCTGGCCATTTCACGGTGGGTCTGTGATTCCGTTGTACGTGCGCCAATGGCTGACCATGCCACCAGATCCTGAAGGTACTGTGGAGAAATAGGATCCAGAGCTTCCGTCGCGGTTGGCATACCTATCTCGGCAACATCCATCAGGAGTCGCCTGCCAATATGAAGACCATCAGCGATTTTAAATGAGTCATTCAGGTAAGGGTCGTTAATCAGGCCTTTCCAGCCCACGGTGGTTCGTGGCTTTTCAAAATAGACCCGCATTACCAGATACAGTGTATCACCCACTTCTTCACTGAGAGCTTTCAGGCGCTGTGCATAATCCAGCGCCGCATCAACGTCGTGAATTGAACAGGGGCCAATAACAATAAACAGTCGGTGATCTTTACCGTCGATGATATCCCGAATCACCTGGCGACCTTCGGAAACCGTGCGGGCTGCAGCCTCACTCACGGGTATTTCCTGCTTAAGCAGCTCTGGAGTAACCAGTACTTCCTGGGATTCAATATTAAGATTTTCAATGGGTAATGGGGTCATAATGCTCTAGTCCGGGGCTTTTATCTCTTTTACTCCCTTATTAGGGGGGTAAGTACCGACCAGTCAGTGTGTCTGATGACAGTAAAATTGACATAGCTTGATGGACGGTAGCCCGCCACTGTAATTCATGTGGTAGGATGGCTGCAACTTTTTCTGAAAAAGTGAACTGGATTTCACTTTGACATTTTTGTGTCACAGCACTGTAACCGTTAAATCAGGTATCGAATACCAAGAACGAGAAGGATACTGGCAAGAATGATCCTCATTGCCTTATCTGGCAGATGTCGTCCAATGCGGGAGCCCAGATAAACAGCAGGTAGTGACCCGACGAGCAAAACGCCTAGCAGGGCAAAATCAACATTGCCCAGCCAGATATGCCCAATCCCGGCGACCAGTGTTAACGGAACCGCGTGGGCTATATCAGTACCTACGACTTTTACAGAAGACAATTTCGGGTAGAGGATAAGCAATATGGCTGTACCCAGTGCTCCGGCACCCACGGATGAAAGTGTCACGAGAAGGCCCAGAAGTGCGCCCATCATAACGGTCATTTTCAAACGTTGCTGATCAGACCGCTGCACATTATCTCCGAATGATATTGAAAGCAGCCGGTTGCGAAAGAAAAGTACTATAGCTGTCAAAGTAAGCATAAAACCAAGGCAGGTTGTTAAGATCAGGCTATAATGATCGCTCCCGGCAAACATGTATTTCAGGATGATAACGGTCGCGATGGTAGTAGGAATACTACCTGCACACATGGCTTTGACCAGTAACCAGTCCACGCTTTTCTGGCGGTGATGTGTCAGCACTCCACTGCCTTTGGTCAACGCGGCATACATAAGGTCGGTACCGATGGCGATATGCGCCGGGAAACCAAAAACGAGCAGTAGCGGAGTCATCAATGATCCGCCTCCGACACCGGTTAAACCGACTGCAAATCCCACGCTGGCACCTGCTGAAATGTAGAGTAATGCGTCCATGAAATATGGTCTAAAGTTATAAGTAGCTCAGGCGATGTTTGAAATCATGATAATAAATGCATGATTTGCTGGTAACTGTAGCGACCGGCTTGTATTCTTGAAAGTAATTAAATGCTATTCGCTTATGCCGTATAGTACTAAGAATACAAAATAACTTTTTCACGCTATAGGTTTAGTAAGCTTGACCGGAGGCCATAAATGAAGCTGCAACAACTGCGCTATATCTGGGAGGTCGCTCACCATGACCTCAATGTTTCAGCCACAGCGCAGAGCCTTTACACTTCCCAGCCCGGTATCAGTAAACAGATTCGATTACTTGAAGATGAACTCGGTGTTGAAGTGTTTGCCCGAAGCGGCAAGCATTTAACGCGAATCACCCCGGCAGGCGAAAAAATCATTGAAACCGCCGGTGAAATTTTAAGGAAAGTTGAGAGTATCAAACAGGTTGCCCAGGAGTTCAGCGATGAACGCAAGGGCAGTCTTTCAATAGCCACAACGCACACTCAGGCTCGTTACGCCCTGCCTGACATCATTAACCGGTTTATTGCCCAGTACCCCGATGTCTCCCTGCACATGCATCAGGGAACGCCGATTCAAATTGCCGAAATGGCTGCAGATGGCACTGTTGACTTTGCCATTGCAACAGAAGCGCTGGAACTGTTTAACGATCTGGTAATGATGCCGTGCTATCGCTGGAACCGCTGTATTCTTGTTCCAAAGGATCACCCTCTGACACAGGTGTCGGAGCTGACCCTTCAGGATGTTGCCCGCTATCCTCTGGTGACTTACGTCTTTGGCTTTACCGGGCGTTCAAAACTGGATGAAGCCTTTATGAATGAAGGGTTGTCACCAAGAGTTGTGTTTACTGCCACCGATGCGGATGTGATTAAAACCTATGTGCGTTTGAATCTGGGCGTCGGCATAATTGCCGGTATGGCTTATGACCCGGAACTGGATTCTGACCTGGTGCCTCTTAATGCCAGCCACCTGTTTGAACCCAGCGTCACCAAGATTGGCTTCCGCAGAGGAACCTTCCTGCGTGGGTTTATGTACGATTTTATCCAGCAGTTTGCTCCACACCTGACGAAAGAAGTGGTTCAGGACGCTATTTCACGTCACAACAAAGCGGAAGTGGAGGAATTGTTTTCCGGTGTGCAGTTACCGAGCCATTAAGGCCAAGCCATCCGGTTCATTAATCAGGTTCATCAATATGGTGTCAATGTAGTGTCAATATAGTGTCAATTATAGTGTGGTGATATCAGACTCCGGCGGCTTTCAGGCCGCCGTTTTTTCGAGAATATCCTTTACCAGCTTGAAATAAATGGTGTAGACCTCTGTTTCCTTGCCTTCCTTTTCTACGATAAAGAAGGGCGCTTTATCGACCTGGTAGTAATCTGCCAGCAAAGCGCCTTCGCTGCCAGCGTCGTTTTCTACATAATCTGCAAAATGATCAATCTGGTTGATATAGCCGGATTCTTCCAATCGTTCCTGTACATCAATGCATTTCTGGCAGTGGAATCCGTCTGCCATTAATTTTTTTACCATTGTTATACGCATAGCGGTATTTTCCAAAAAAGTAACCCCTTATTCTTCCAAGTCCATTTTAATACCAATTCGACCAATCCGCATTTATGCTAGTCAGTGATGCTTATCAGCATCCGAAAAATTTTCAGATATTAAGAAAACTGGCCAATCGTACAACGGCTGACTAATGACGCTGACTCCGCTCAGGAATCAGCGCCTTCTATCACAAAGCTAATGCTTTCAGGCAATCTCGTGAAACTTCTGTAACACCTCAGACATCAGCTGAATTTTGTGCAGAACAGGTTGCAGCCTTGCGGGCAGCTCTTCATCTCTGGCATCGGCGAGAGCCTGAACGTCTTCGGAGACTTCAATCAGGTAGGGGAGAAAGTGGTCGGCCTGGACGTTAAAACCGGAGTCCTTCTGGAAAATAGCTGAAAATTTGCCCTGGTCGTCCTTTTTGTATTGCTCGATCTGTTCATCAGCACGCAGTGACAGTGTATAGATCTCTTTCAGGGATTCGTTGAGTTTTTCCTGCAGAGCCAGCGCTTTGGTGTTTGGGGTCATGGGATAACCTGATACTTCATCAAACAGGACATTATACCGCCTTGCCTGCTGGATTAAAAAGCGGGCAGAGCCTGCGAAAGTCTGAAACCTGAACTATATAACTATGGGTTTTACTGGATGCGCTGAGGATGAAAATAACTTTTCTGTGTGAATGGGTGCTGTGTTTCTGGGTCTTTGTCCTCAGTTCTGCAAGCGGTTTTGCTGCCCCGTCAAAGACTCTGGTTCGGGGATTGCCAGACCAGCCGAAACAGCTGCACCCCCATTATTTTGGTGGCAGTCCCGGCGCCCAGGTGCTTAAAGACCTTTACGAAGGGTTAATGGTTCAGAATCCTTCTGGCGAACCAGTTCCCGGTATGGCAGCAAACGTTGATATCAGCCCAGACCGAAAAACCTATCGCTTTACCATGAGGGAAGGCATCCGCTGGTCAGACGGCTCAGCTGTGACAGCAGAGGATTTTGTTCGTAGTTTTCGTACTCTGGCTGATCCGGAAGTCAGGGCCACCTATCGCTGGTACCTGAGGACAGGGCAGTTCAGCGGTGCCGATGAAGCCTTGGCGGGGAATATCAAGGCTCTGGGTGTGAAAGCTGAGAATAATCAGTTAGTTCTTCAATTGCAGCAACCGGTTCCATATATTCTCGAACTGCTGACCTTTCCCAGTTTTCTGCCTGTGGCAAAACAGCATCATTCTGATAAACCAGTCAGTAATGGTCCTTACATGCTGATCAGTGAAACGCCCGGAAAAACCATCAGGCTGAGGAAGAACCCACATTACTATGGCAAGGAGCAGGTGGCGATCCAGGAGGTGACTTACCAGATTCAGCCGGATGAATTGAAGATGCTGGAAGCTTTCAGGGAAGGCAGCGTCAATATTACCAGTCACCTGACAACGTCTGCCCAACTCATAGCAAGAACAGAACATCTCATTCGAGCCATGGAAAATGAGTCTCTGGCCACCACCATTCTGGTGCCAAACCAGAAGCACCCTCTGCTGGCGAATGCCGATTTCAGAAGGGCGTTGTCTCTGGCGCTGGATCGTACTGCACTGGTTAACAGTAACTACCCTGACAGTCATGCTCGCCCTGCCTGTAGCTTTACTGCGCCCCTGACTCGCGGGTTCAGTCCGGACAAAAAACATTGCCATTTACTGTTGAGCAGCGCTGACAGACATCATCAGGCCGGAACTCACATGAAGAATACAGGAGTAAACCCTGGTCAGGTCGCGCTGACGGTGACAACCACGAAAAAAAATGGCTCAGACTGGCTGCTCAACCAGATGGTTACCCAGTGGCAGGCAGTACTTGGCATTCAGGTAAAAGTCCGGCTTCTGAACTGGAAGGATTTTACCAGAGCATTGGCTGACAGGGATTATGAGCTGGCATTGTTTAGCTGGCTGGCCGGATATAACGACGCAACCGCATTCCTGCTTCCGCTTCAGAATGAAAAGGGATTCGGACCTTTTGTAAACCCCGATTACCAGAAGCAACTTGAGCTGGCTGCAGATCAGTCCAGGCAATCGGACAGACTGCCTTATTATCAACAGGCTGAAACCATTCTGGCTCAACAGCTACCCGTTATTCCTGTGATACACCCAACGTTTGTGCAACTGGTGAAGCCAGCGGTAGGAGGTTACTACACCTCGAATCCGGAAGGCTGGGTACACACACGTTATCTGCGTCT is from Endozoicomonas gorgoniicola and encodes:
- a CDS encoding homogentisate 1,2-dioxygenase, with product MSHKPWIHLPLREGQCSRQAHCDLPEGTYERELGREGFYGPVTQMHHRHPPTAWSHFEGPLRPHALDLSQLDSTQECPWSVSPFLYNRDTTIRFWCLSQSMQHLVRNSDGDELLFIHEGQGEFFCDYGHLSITEGDYLVIPRGTAWRIETSVPIAMLMVENKDGCYRLPDKGITGYNAIYDPAVLDHPEINNQFKAQQDENEWQVRIKRLDAISTLTYPFNPLDAVGWHGTNTVIRLNWRDIRPLTSHRYHLPPSVHTTFVGQGFVVCTFCPRPIETDPNALKVPFFHNNDDFDEVIFYHQGNFFSRDHIDAGMVTFHPCGFPHGPHPKALKKSMEDPQTFTNEVAVMIDTRRPLSLSTQAEQVDIKAYADSWKSPASTDKD
- a CDS encoding potassium channel family protein, which codes for MNVVKLLKTTLFYLNQQLFRLTWLSIVVLLCALYFGSWFLMELSGEQGLTEPGVWFYYFVTTATTIGYGDLSPQTMGGRMVAAIFMMPGAVVVFAAFLGKMSTTFVNLWRKGMQGKGDFSMFDDHIVILGWHPEHTPQMVNLIYGDTRRVARKVVLCATDEMENPFPDTVHFVRGENLHSEDLLKRSGIRTASRIIIYRGNDDKTLASCLTVVATGTKAHIVARFDTQGMADLLKSHCPQIECHSDISMEMLVRSAQDPGSSRIQEQLLSTLEGPTQFSISVPDGFGAVSFSRLMSYFKTEHEAMILGVADKVTGDNLKLNPESDYQVRGQQVLYYMAAERIHSGDVNWGNCQ
- the greB gene encoding transcription elongation factor GreB, producing the protein MKSNLITRAGKEALQKELDWLWKVKRPQVTQAVSEAAALGDRSENAEYKEGKRELRSIDRRLRFLTKRLETVKVVDYSPEQEGKCFFGAWVEIENEDGDILQCRIVGSDEIDVSKGHITIDSPMAKALIGRQVDDEVVVKTPEGDKIWIILNIQYQAFDRG
- a CDS encoding 3-deoxy-7-phosphoheptulonate synthase — protein: MTPLPIENLNIESQEVLVTPELLKQEIPVSEAAARTVSEGRQVIRDIIDGKDHRLFIVIGPCSIHDVDAALDYAQRLKALSEEVGDTLYLVMRVYFEKPRTTVGWKGLINDPYLNDSFKIADGLHIGRRLLMDVAEIGMPTATEALDPISPQYLQDLVAWSAIGARTTESQTHREMASGLSSAVGFKNGTDGSLEVAINALNSVSKPHRFLGISGNGQVAVTRTKGNPYGHVVLRGGGGKPNYDSVSVAICEQELNKAGIEPNIMVDCSHANSNKDPGLQPLVLENVANQIIEGNESIVGLMVESNIGWGAQKISDNMEYGVSVTDACIDWETTENTLRAMHNKLKDILPARKRAQ
- a CDS encoding sulfite exporter TauE/SafE family protein, whose translation is MDALLYISAGASVGFAVGLTGVGGGSLMTPLLLVFGFPAHIAIGTDLMYAALTKGSGVLTHHRQKSVDWLLVKAMCAGSIPTTIATVIILKYMFAGSDHYSLILTTCLGFMLTLTAIVLFFRNRLLSISFGDNVQRSDQQRLKMTVMMGALLGLLVTLSSVGAGALGTAILLILYPKLSSVKVVGTDIAHAVPLTLVAGIGHIWLGNVDFALLGVLLVGSLPAVYLGSRIGRHLPDKAMRIILASILLVLGIRYLI
- the cysB gene encoding HTH-type transcriptional regulator CysB produces the protein MKLQQLRYIWEVAHHDLNVSATAQSLYTSQPGISKQIRLLEDELGVEVFARSGKHLTRITPAGEKIIETAGEILRKVESIKQVAQEFSDERKGSLSIATTHTQARYALPDIINRFIAQYPDVSLHMHQGTPIQIAEMAADGTVDFAIATEALELFNDLVMMPCYRWNRCILVPKDHPLTQVSELTLQDVARYPLVTYVFGFTGRSKLDEAFMNEGLSPRVVFTATDADVIKTYVRLNLGVGIIAGMAYDPELDSDLVPLNASHLFEPSVTKIGFRRGTFLRGFMYDFIQQFAPHLTKEVVQDAISRHNKAEVEELFSGVQLPSH
- a CDS encoding peptide ABC transporter substrate-binding protein; translated protein: MKITFLCEWVLCFWVFVLSSASGFAAPSKTLVRGLPDQPKQLHPHYFGGSPGAQVLKDLYEGLMVQNPSGEPVPGMAANVDISPDRKTYRFTMREGIRWSDGSAVTAEDFVRSFRTLADPEVRATYRWYLRTGQFSGADEALAGNIKALGVKAENNQLVLQLQQPVPYILELLTFPSFLPVAKQHHSDKPVSNGPYMLISETPGKTIRLRKNPHYYGKEQVAIQEVTYQIQPDELKMLEAFREGSVNITSHLTTSAQLIARTEHLIRAMENESLATTILVPNQKHPLLANADFRRALSLALDRTALVNSNYPDSHARPACSFTAPLTRGFSPDKKHCHLLLSSADRHHQAGTHMKNTGVNPGQVALTVTTTKKNGSDWLLNQMVTQWQAVLGIQVKVRLLNWKDFTRALADRDYELALFSWLAGYNDATAFLLPLQNEKGFGPFVNPDYQKQLELAADQSRQSDRLPYYQQAETILAQQLPVIPVIHPTFVQLVKPAVGGYYTSNPEGWVHTRYLRLLR